A region from the Clostridium beijerinckii genome encodes:
- a CDS encoding histidine kinase — translation MYRSKDDVAMLDKNIELNINNYKELWDKINELAFVLEVDELFAPKCFIDVNSKACSSLGYSKENFTDLKPSDIFIFDKKGTVLELYRNIIHKRCDKVDMMLKSKCGKYIYVEANIFYFIDNKKKYILIIAIDVTKNKNIVKNINGIMKGIPDIIRVYNPDYTIAFFNEAAYSFYNTTPQEVKGKMCYEILSRKEKCINCYFEEVIKTKQMITKERYIPEVNKFMDICYNPVLDEDGEILFIVERLRDITEKKILDKILQDGKKRYKQILNNFHDPIVIIVDNKIVLANQEACNLIGLDHSEIIDSNVYKYFQDKHIKALHKRFRNIISQKKIKDTYDYEFDFSDSKLTNLQISCSYIEDDGNPAILAVIRDITKIKQELNKAADLQRKTLQKCFPAEEFINTVSIYVPANTISGDFYHIHKISEELIIGIVIDVRGKGVSAALNISALDILFLQEMAITHDPINIVNNLNKKLVTYYEENYIAVCCFSMDFNKKELKVVGAGINQFIFQKKDKDVEEKIIEGAFLGMFENSEFSEMIISFESGDRVFFFSDGLDFILDEDKIVQRYMKKVSIYKFKEYIDEFLDDTILENGKLEDDCTMIAIEIK, via the coding sequence ATGTATAGAAGCAAAGATGATGTAGCAATGTTAGATAAAAATATAGAACTGAATATTAATAATTATAAAGAGCTTTGGGATAAAATAAATGAATTAGCATTTGTTTTAGAAGTTGATGAATTATTTGCACCCAAATGCTTTATAGATGTTAATAGTAAGGCATGTAGCAGCTTAGGATATTCAAAGGAAAACTTTACTGATTTAAAACCTTCAGATATTTTTATCTTTGATAAAAAAGGAACTGTTTTAGAGTTATATAGAAATATAATTCATAAAAGATGTGATAAAGTTGATATGATGCTAAAATCCAAATGTGGAAAATATATTTATGTTGAAGCAAATATATTTTATTTTATAGATAATAAAAAGAAATATATTTTAATTATTGCTATTGATGTTACTAAAAATAAAAATATAGTAAAAAATATTAATGGAATTATGAAAGGTATTCCTGATATTATAAGAGTGTATAATCCAGATTATACAATAGCTTTTTTCAATGAAGCAGCCTATAGTTTTTATAATACAACTCCACAAGAAGTAAAGGGCAAAATGTGCTATGAAATTTTATCTAGAAAAGAAAAATGTATAAATTGTTATTTTGAAGAAGTTATTAAAACCAAGCAAATGATTACCAAGGAAAGGTATATTCCAGAAGTGAATAAGTTTATGGATATCTGTTACAATCCAGTATTAGATGAAGATGGAGAAATATTATTTATTGTTGAAAGACTTAGGGATATTACTGAAAAAAAGATTCTTGATAAAATACTTCAAGACGGTAAAAAAAGATATAAACAAATTCTTAATAATTTTCATGATCCTATAGTTATTATAGTAGACAATAAAATTGTTTTAGCAAATCAGGAGGCTTGTAATTTAATTGGGTTAGATCATAGTGAAATTATTGATAGTAATGTATATAAATATTTCCAAGATAAACATATAAAAGCTCTACACAAACGATTTAGAAATATAATATCGCAAAAAAAAATAAAAGATACTTATGATTATGAGTTTGATTTTTCTGATAGCAAATTAACTAATTTGCAGATATCTTGTAGTTATATAGAAGATGATGGTAATCCGGCTATTTTAGCAGTTATAAGAGATATTACTAAGATTAAACAAGAGTTAAATAAAGCTGCTGATTTACAACGGAAAACGCTACAAAAATGTTTCCCAGCAGAGGAGTTTATTAATACTGTAAGTATATATGTACCAGCGAATACTATTAGTGGTGATTTTTATCACATCCATAAAATAAGCGAGGAATTAATTATAGGAATAGTCATAGATGTTAGAGGAAAAGGAGTATCAGCAGCTCTTAATATATCTGCATTAGATATTTTATTTCTTCAAGAAATGGCTATAACACATGATCCAATTAATATAGTTAATAATTTAAATAAAAAATTGGTGACTTATTATGAGGAAAATTATATTGCTGTATGCTGCTTTAGTATGGATTTTAATAAAAAAGAACTTAAAGTAGTTGGAGCAGGAATAAATCAATTTATTTTTCAAAAGAAAGATAAAGATGTAGAAGAAAAAATTATTGAAGGTGCTTTTTTAGGCATGTTTGAAAATAGTGAATTTTCTGAAATGATAATCTCTTTTGAATCTGGGGATAGAGTGTTCTTTTTTTCTGATGGATTAGATTTTATATTGGATGAAGATAAAATTGTACAAAGATATATGAAAAAAGTTAGTATATATAAGTTTAAAGAGTA
- a CDS encoding anti-anti-sigma factor, whose translation MENNFNINIPKNFVVDEVAIFRINVNKLMEDGHKDFTFNFSGCDFIDSTGLGALVSIYKKCTENGGSIKLKSLKPEVEKLFKLTRLDKVFQINS comes from the coding sequence ATGGAAAATAATTTTAATATAAATATACCTAAAAACTTTGTTGTAGATGAAGTTGCAATATTTAGAATTAACGTAAATAAACTAATGGAAGATGGGCATAAAGACTTTACTTTTAATTTTAGTGGGTGTGATTTTATAGATAGTACTGGTCTTGGAGCATTGGTATCAATTTATAAGAAATGTACTGAAAATGGTGGAAGTATAAAATTAAAGTCGCTAAAACCAGAAGTTGAAAAGTTATTTAAGCTTACAAGATTGGATAAGGTATTTCAAATAAATTCATAA
- a CDS encoding methyl-accepting chemotaxis protein yields the protein MKISLKTKLMVTFFIIISLPMGLLGYISYTMATNSIQASVHQQLKEQTSDTSALIEKTIDSVKHSLEIASLNSDLGKAAQNLSQSDIDTAFQYIQNVQKNNEDSMEVLFITDANGKVIIESDKKEPDLDLSDRDFMKKALSSGEETVSDVLISRITGNTAISIAYPLKDGDKIIGTLVGSIKFDSISSYASKIKIGENGYAYMIDKNGLIVSHPDTSKILKENISDKANDKFKLIINEMKEGKTSESFYTYNNEYKYTVFQPVDNWVIAVTADYDEYMASAISIRNYTIVIVIISIIIAMICAYLYSTKGIINPIIKLEKLMRSAGEGDLTVNINIKSNDEIEELGNSFNEMIKHQDHIVRNVTNAAEQLNAASEEMAASSEEISATTEEISATMNQVAEDAEKQNESIVDVSGVLVQLSSLVQLAQNRAKATSLNAVDTKAVADLGREKVEETVKAMNVISTGSDETALALECVNGLSVQVGGIINTMNSIAEQTNLLALNAAIEAARAGEHGKGFSVVADEVRKLSEESNSQAKEIDILVNEMMKQIKNAVTAMGKAKAEVDNGVAIVSETDKAFVNIINAIDNIVAHVNEILDITGDEVASSDKVVKLINEIATITENNSAGSENVSLVAEEQASAINNLTATAEETSAMAEELTKLVERFKI from the coding sequence ATGAAAATCTCTTTAAAGACAAAACTAATGGTCACATTTTTTATTATTATCTCTTTACCTATGGGGCTTTTGGGGTATATATCTTATACGATGGCTACCAATTCTATACAAGCATCTGTTCATCAACAATTGAAGGAACAGACTTCTGATACATCTGCTTTAATTGAAAAAACAATAGACTCAGTAAAGCATTCTTTAGAAATAGCAAGCTTAAATAGCGACCTTGGAAAGGCAGCTCAAAATTTAAGTCAATCTGATATTGATACAGCTTTTCAATATATTCAAAATGTTCAAAAAAACAATGAGGATTCTATGGAGGTATTATTCATTACAGATGCTAATGGTAAAGTGATTATTGAGAGTGACAAAAAGGAACCTGATTTAGATTTAAGTGATCGTGATTTTATGAAAAAAGCACTTAGTAGTGGGGAAGAAACAGTTAGTGATGTATTAATATCTAGAATTACTGGGAATACTGCAATATCTATAGCTTATCCGCTTAAAGATGGGGACAAGATTATTGGAACTTTAGTTGGAAGTATAAAATTTGATAGTATTTCAAGCTATGCATCGAAAATAAAAATTGGCGAAAATGGATATGCATATATGATTGATAAAAATGGATTAATTGTTTCTCATCCTGATACTAGCAAGATTTTAAAGGAAAATATAAGTGACAAAGCAAATGATAAGTTTAAACTTATTATAAATGAAATGAAAGAGGGAAAAACATCGGAGAGTTTTTATACTTATAATAATGAGTATAAATATACTGTTTTTCAACCAGTTGATAATTGGGTAATTGCAGTAACAGCTGATTATGATGAATATATGGCTTCAGCAATAAGTATCAGAAATTATACAATAGTTATTGTTATAATATCTATTATTATTGCTATGATATGTGCTTATTTATATTCAACTAAAGGTATTATTAACCCTATTATAAAATTAGAAAAGTTAATGAGAAGTGCAGGTGAAGGAGATTTAACGGTTAATATAAATATAAAAAGTAATGATGAAATTGAAGAGCTTGGAAATTCTTTTAATGAAATGATAAAGCATCAGGATCATATAGTCAGAAATGTGACTAATGCTGCAGAACAGCTAAATGCAGCTTCAGAAGAAATGGCAGCTTCATCTGAAGAAATAAGTGCTACAACAGAGGAAATTAGTGCTACAATGAATCAAGTAGCAGAAGATGCAGAAAAACAAAATGAATCAATAGTAGATGTTTCAGGAGTATTAGTACAATTATCAAGTCTTGTTCAATTAGCACAAAATAGAGCTAAGGCTACAAGTTTAAATGCTGTTGATACAAAAGCTGTAGCTGATCTTGGAAGAGAAAAGGTAGAAGAAACTGTAAAGGCTATGAATGTTATTAGTACAGGCAGTGATGAAACTGCGCTAGCACTTGAATGTGTAAATGGTTTATCAGTTCAAGTTGGAGGAATAATAAATACTATGAATTCTATTGCAGAGCAAACAAATCTTTTAGCACTAAATGCAGCAATAGAAGCAGCTAGGGCAGGGGAGCATGGTAAGGGCTTTAGCGTGGTAGCGGATGAAGTACGTAAATTATCAGAAGAATCAAATAGTCAAGCTAAAGAAATAGATATATTGGTTAATGAAATGATGAAACAAATAAAAAATGCAGTAACTGCAATGGGAAAAGCTAAAGCAGAAGTTGATAATGGGGTAGCAATAGTATCAGAAACTGATAAAGCATTCGTTAATATAATTAATGCTATAGATAATATAGTTGCACATGTTAATGAAATACTTGATATTACTGGGGATGAAGTTGCATCTTCTGATAAAGTAGTTAAGCTTATAAATGAAATAGCTACAATAACAGAAAACAATTCTGCAGGTAGTGAAAATGTATCCTTAGTAGCAGAGGAACAAGCAAGTGCAATCAATAACTTGACAGCTACAGCTGAAGAAACAAGTGCTATGGCAGAGGAATTAACTAAACTTGTTGAAAGATTTAAAATATGA
- a CDS encoding ATP-binding protein, which yields MPVTQSKMLFYGVDNISEKLDDIINPLNLKKQYFEIKLIIIEAINNAFIHGNNSDKNKPITLRWKFKENLLIVSVTDCGDGVKNLRNHKEINEDNILEECGRGLYIIYSYADEVEFECNSITMKKYIL from the coding sequence ATGCCGGTTACTCAGAGTAAAATGTTATTTTATGGAGTAGATAATATTAGCGAAAAACTAGATGATATTATTAATCCATTAAATTTAAAAAAACAGTATTTTGAAATAAAATTAATTATAATTGAAGCCATTAATAATGCTTTTATTCATGGTAACAATAGTGATAAAAATAAGCCAATAACACTTAGGTGGAAATTTAAAGAAAACTTATTGATAGTTTCTGTAACTGACTGTGGAGATGGAGTTAAAAACTTAAGGAATCATAAAGAAATAAATGAAGACAACATTTTAGAGGAGTGCGGAAGAGGATTATATATTATATATTCTTATGCTGATGAAGTGGAATTTGAATGTAATTCTATAACTATGAAAAAGTATATTTTATAA
- the gltA gene encoding glutamate synthase (NADPH), homotetrameric: MDMKERLVRIPVREQDPKVRATNFEEVCLGYNEEEATKEAARCLNCKNPKCVEGCPVSINIPGFIAHVKDEKFEDAAKEIAKYSALPAVCGRVCPQEKQCEQRCVLGIKGDAVSIGKLERFTADWSAEHNVDLSATEPNNGIKVAVVGSGPSGLTCAGDLAKKGYDVTIFEALHKAGGVLEYGIPEFRLPKEKVVKNEVNNIRKLGVKIETNVIIGRTITIDELFEDEDFKAVFIGSGAGLPRFMGIPGENANGVCSANEFLTRVNLMKAAVEGYETPVRTGNKVAVVGGGNVAMDAARTALRLGAESHIVYRRGESELPARAEEVHHAMQEGVIFDVLTNPTEILVDEKGWVTGMKCVRMELGEPDASGRRSPVEVAGSEFVMDVDTVIMSLGTSPNPLISSTTEGLEINKRRCIVAEDETGLTTKEGVYAGGDAVTGAATVILAMGAGKKAAKAIDEYLQQK; encoded by the coding sequence ATGGATATGAAGGAAAGATTAGTTAGAATACCTGTAAGAGAACAAGATCCAAAGGTGAGAGCTACAAACTTTGAAGAAGTTTGTTTAGGATATAACGAAGAAGAAGCTACAAAAGAAGCAGCAAGATGTTTAAATTGTAAAAATCCTAAATGTGTAGAAGGTTGTCCGGTATCAATTAATATACCAGGATTTATTGCTCATGTTAAAGATGAAAAATTTGAAGATGCAGCAAAAGAAATTGCAAAATATAGTGCACTTCCAGCAGTTTGTGGAAGAGTTTGTCCACAAGAAAAGCAATGTGAACAAAGATGTGTTTTAGGTATAAAGGGTGATGCTGTATCTATAGGTAAACTTGAAAGATTTACAGCAGACTGGTCAGCAGAACATAATGTTGATTTAAGTGCAACAGAACCTAATAATGGAATCAAAGTTGCAGTTGTAGGAAGTGGTCCATCAGGATTAACGTGTGCTGGAGATTTAGCTAAAAAGGGATATGATGTTACAATCTTTGAAGCACTTCATAAAGCAGGCGGAGTTTTAGAATATGGTATTCCAGAATTCAGACTTCCAAAAGAAAAAGTTGTTAAAAATGAAGTAAATAATATTAGAAAATTAGGTGTTAAAATTGAAACTAATGTTATTATCGGAAGAACAATAACAATAGATGAATTGTTTGAAGATGAAGATTTTAAAGCTGTATTTATAGGTTCGGGAGCAGGTCTTCCTAGATTTATGGGAATACCAGGAGAAAATGCTAATGGAGTATGCTCTGCAAATGAATTCCTAACAAGAGTTAACTTAATGAAAGCAGCTGTAGAAGGATATGAAACTCCAGTTAGAACTGGAAATAAAGTTGCAGTTGTTGGTGGGGGAAATGTTGCTATGGATGCAGCAAGAACTGCATTAAGACTTGGAGCTGAAAGTCATATTGTATATAGAAGAGGAGAATCTGAACTTCCTGCAAGAGCTGAAGAAGTACATCATGCTATGCAAGAAGGAGTAATATTCGATGTTTTAACTAACCCAACTGAAATCTTAGTAGATGAAAAGGGATGGGTTACAGGAATGAAATGTGTAAGAATGGAACTTGGAGAACCAGATGCATCTGGTAGAAGAAGTCCAGTTGAAGTTGCAGGATCAGAATTTGTTATGGATGTAGATACTGTAATAATGTCTCTTGGAACATCACCAAATCCATTAATATCTTCAACAACTGAAGGATTAGAAATTAATAAGAGAAGATGTATCGTAGCTGAAGATGAAACTGGTCTTACTACAAAAGAAGGCGTTTATGCTGGTGGAGATGCAGTTACAGGAGCAGCAACAGTAATCTTAGCTATGGGAGCTGGTAAAAAAGCAGCAAAAGCTATAGATGAATATTTACAACAAAAGTAG
- a CDS encoding NAD-binding oxidoreductase, with the protein MYKIISKKELTDNIFLMDIEAPRVAKSAKPGQFIIIKNNEKGERIPLTIADYDKEKGTVAIVFQTVGKGTKELASYEVGQEVADFVGPLGQPSELIHEDIEELKKKKIIFIAGGVGAAPVYPQVKWMHEQGIDTDVILGSRTKDLLIYEEELRKVAGNLYVTTDDGTYGFKGTGSDMLKDLVNNQGKKYDHAIIIGPMIMMKFTSMLTKELEIPTTVSLNPIMVDGTGMCGACRVTVGGEVKFACVDGPEFDGHLVNYDESMRRQTMYKTEEGKIQLKAEEGATHSNGGCGCRGDK; encoded by the coding sequence ATGTATAAAATAATTAGCAAAAAGGAACTTACAGATAATATATTCTTAATGGATATAGAAGCTCCAAGAGTAGCTAAATCTGCAAAACCAGGTCAATTTATTATTATAAAGAATAATGAAAAAGGTGAAAGAATTCCACTTACAATAGCAGATTATGATAAAGAAAAGGGAACTGTTGCAATAGTTTTCCAAACTGTTGGAAAAGGAACAAAGGAATTAGCTTCATATGAAGTTGGACAAGAAGTGGCTGATTTTGTTGGACCTCTTGGACAACCAAGTGAATTAATACATGAAGATATAGAAGAATTAAAGAAAAAGAAGATTATATTTATTGCAGGTGGAGTTGGTGCGGCACCAGTTTATCCACAAGTAAAATGGATGCATGAACAAGGAATAGATACAGATGTTATATTAGGAAGTAGAACAAAAGACCTACTAATATATGAAGAAGAATTAAGAAAGGTTGCTGGGAATCTTTATGTAACAACTGATGATGGAACATATGGATTTAAAGGAACTGGATCAGATATGCTTAAAGATTTAGTTAATAATCAAGGTAAAAAGTATGATCATGCTATTATTATTGGACCAATGATAATGATGAAATTTACTTCTATGTTAACTAAGGAATTAGAAATTCCAACTACAGTAAGTTTAAATCCAATAATGGTTGATGGTACTGGAATGTGTGGAGCATGTAGAGTAACTGTTGGCGGTGAAGTTAAATTTGCTTGTGTTGATGGACCTGAATTTGATGGGCATCTAGTAAATTATGATGAATCAATGAGAAGACAAACTATGTATAAAACAGAAGAAGGAAAAATTCAATTAAAGGCAGAAGAAGGAGCTACTCATAGTAATGGTGGCTGCGGTTGTAGAGGTGATAAGTAA
- a CDS encoding histidine kinase: protein MALLAIDIINSMIQAMIFSYSVESCISGKSKVNKLKLTLMTITFLVINSSFTSIWGNLSVCVFIIHIACLVLIIILYKKDRFRALTPYTLIYCFILINAIIFNNLFFGVIKELVSVDYEYIAQILTIYIPQILLAYLCIRYIDKFIQLYKLMVSEKINMIVLIITSFCLDFIVAFYLIIYNDESKLLKNIIITILCIFLIFIIKYFAKIKQKSKQIFEMNEALEIKNNELSKIKHDYGAQISYLYGLCLMERFDDLKKSLKDIINNNDSIPTAVEVGENKQSLLSLALKPAIDKGIHVIIEEKCDFNLIKMDEMEYYRVISNIVNNAIKAMNGKGIIIAKSYEYLGNVVIKIENNGPKIEEDHLKDIFKVGFTTKDNTDNSHGYGLSIVKDLIESNNGKIYVKSTDIATEFKIVLPIN from the coding sequence GTGGCGTTATTGGCAATAGATATAATAAATTCTATGATTCAAGCGATGATTTTTTCTTATTCAGTAGAATCTTGTATAAGCGGTAAAAGCAAAGTAAATAAACTGAAATTAACATTAATGACTATAACTTTTTTGGTTATAAATAGCAGCTTTACAAGCATATGGGGTAACCTTTCAGTATGTGTATTTATAATACACATAGCATGTTTAGTATTGATAATTATACTATATAAAAAGGATAGGTTCAGAGCATTAACACCATATACGTTAATATATTGCTTTATATTGATTAATGCTATTATATTTAATAATTTATTTTTTGGGGTTATAAAAGAATTAGTATCAGTAGATTATGAGTATATAGCACAGATTTTAACTATATATATTCCTCAAATTTTATTGGCATACTTATGCATAAGATATATAGATAAATTTATACAATTATATAAATTAATGGTTAGTGAAAAAATTAATATGATCGTATTAATAATAACAAGTTTTTGTTTAGATTTTATTGTAGCCTTTTATTTAATAATTTATAATGATGAGTCAAAACTGTTGAAAAATATAATAATAACAATTTTATGTATATTTTTAATATTTATTATAAAATATTTTGCGAAAATAAAACAGAAATCAAAGCAAATCTTTGAAATGAATGAAGCTTTAGAAATCAAAAACAATGAGCTTAGTAAAATTAAACATGATTATGGAGCACAAATTTCTTATTTATATGGACTTTGTCTTATGGAAAGATTTGATGATTTAAAAAAATCATTAAAAGATATTATAAACAATAATGATTCTATACCAACAGCTGTAGAAGTTGGTGAAAATAAACAATCATTATTATCATTGGCGCTAAAGCCGGCTATAGATAAAGGAATACATGTAATAATAGAGGAAAAATGTGATTTTAACTTAATAAAGATGGATGAAATGGAGTATTATAGAGTAATATCCAATATAGTAAATAATGCAATTAAAGCAATGAACGGTAAAGGGATAATAATTGCGAAAAGTTATGAATATTTAGGCAATGTCGTAATAAAAATAGAAAATAATGGACCTAAAATAGAAGAAGATCATTTAAAAGATATTTTTAAAGTTGGATTTACAACAAAAGACAATACTGATAATAGCCATGGATATGGATTAAGTATTGTTAAAGACTTGATAGAAAGTAATAATGGGAAAATATATGTTAAGAGTACCGATATTGCAACTGAATTTAAAATTGTTTTACCTATTAATTAA